The nucleotide window gaagagggggaagaaactgtctgtGGTAGTTGACTTTAGCAAACAGCTGAACTCTCTGTAGGGCAGACCTGAGGATGAAAGCATTAACAGTTTGTACCATAGATATATGGGGTCGGCAGAGATGTTAcctgaccctagacctgtacgaggcctgttttgtggatgagccaaaccacacagtgatggcaAGCACAAGATAAAGTTGAATAATGGTCGTTTGGTCTTCAATGGGTTAAGCACCAGGTGTTTCTGACCACCAGCTGatccacctcctgtctgtgtGCAGACTCATTGCCGTACAGGTGAGGCCAGTTGCCATCTGCAACGAGAGACTCCAGACCCATCCaggctgatgatgatgatgatgatgatgataatagcagcaataataataatatgggTTCCTTCCTGGaacccatagtggcagtctgcggggttcgaaccaggtacttgttTCCTTCTCAGATCGCAAGTGCACTGCTCTAACACCACTCCCCCCAAAAGGATGACCTTAAGGCCgttatcaaagcaacctgggcttcctgaacacctcagcagattCACAGGCACGCCACATTAATGATTCaggaattcatgcaaaaggaggccAAACCAAGTTTAAAGTGCAGATATGACGTGAGACAGGCATAGAATCAAGCAAAATTTGATTACTTCATCTGCTAAAGCTAGTTCTACAGGCTGTGTGCTCATAAGTTGCACTTATCCTCAGGGCTTTATAAGGACATTTCTTAttcatttctactttttttttttactcattgcCATCGCATTGCCATTATCAATTCTGAAATATCTGTATGAcaactcatttttatttattcttaaaaaaatacattatgaTTACAGTTACTTATTACAAATACAATTATGATCATCAACTGAGAAATATGTTATGCCGGGATGCTTGAAATTATGTTTTGAAACGTCACATCTCAGAGCCGTGATGAATGGCAATATGCGGCAAAGTAAACGTAGAACGTCTCTCAGCTCTGTACAGTGACAAGTGACAGCATACACATCatatacgtgctgcgtgctcgcgttctcgtcaagtccgatcttcctgtgttcctgtgtaccgagaacagacttgacgagaacgcgagtacggactcgcgttctcgtgaattatGTCTATGTGAGAAACGGCCAAGCTCGCGTTGGTAGAGTTTGGTTTTCAATCAGGCGCGCAACCAGGACGCCATTATTGGGGTCCTACAGTCACCGCCTACTACGTCATCAGATGCCGATAGAAGCCCAAACATTAAACGGAAACAAAACACGAACAGGGTTTATTTTAGCTATAGCTTGACACAATGGCGTTAGAAACGGTGCCGAAGGATCTGCGCCACCTGAgggcctgtctgctgtgttctctGGTGAAGGTAAATTAGGGGACCACGGAGCTAGCGGCTATGCTAGCTGTTAGCTCCAGTGTCGCGTTTGTTGGTGTTgacttctttctctctctctctggttaGTTTCATTCTGTCTGACCCATCTTCTCTTGTCTTCAGACCATCGATCAATTTGAATATGACGGCTGCGACAACTGCGAGTCGTACCTGCAGATGAAGGGGAACAGAGAGATGGTTTATGAATGCACAAGTTCATCGTTTGACGGGTAAACAACAATTAAGCTCCACTCCTTGCAGCACTTCGTGGTGAACTGACGCGTTGTAATGCTGATTTCCCTGCCGTGTCCCCCCAGTGTCATAGCCATGATGAGTCCAGAAGACAGCTGGGTGGCGAAATGGCAGAGAATAGGTAAACACAAGTGGTTCTGCTTTTTGTGAGTGGTTGAACGGTTATTCACTTTCCATTTAAATATGTGTTCTCCTCTAAACCAGGTGACCACTGTTACATGTGTTAgcagagttgttgttttaaagttgtgcataaaagagtctttttttaaaaagatactgttattgttttcaccgtactccgtctacggtgaaacaccctcggtggacccagctctttttacccagtcaggcgacccccacctacttattaccttgaatgtaggacgcataagacaagtatacttttagttatattttatctacgtaaagacagagaaacagttacagtcacaccagcgctggtGGGCTCctgatcggcaagaagccccgattgctcatcacacaaacattatatagggatctaggtacacacccatgcaagggctgtacacatccaaactgtgacatcagcagagaaactgtgtcacctccggggtggtatctgatagatatgtgccaatcttttgggtcagtgccatctaattGTGCCATGCAGCTCCGGGATAAACAGcttgttccacttgacctcgttgatatcctaacaataCCAAGGATGGAAAATATTAACCTGACttccgccagctgtatgttgctccgcctagcttcactcacatagctaggcggagcgacatacagctgcagGAAGTCAGGTTAAGAAAATATGGCTGCTGCAAGCTGAAATTTTGGGAACATTAATGCGCCTTAGTTGATATCGTGTGAAAGGTTGCGACCACAAATCCCACATTGGTCGTTAAAGCCGgtcaccagacgctcgccaacgtgccccacctccaggcctggctccagagtggggccccggtgacccgcgtccgggcgagggaacacgagatcCATTAAtcttactcatcataagggggttttgggctgctctttgtctggtccctcacctaggacctgtctgccttgggtgaccctaccaggagcttaaagcccctgacagcatagctcctaggatcattgggacactcaaacccctccaccacgataaggtggcagcccagggagggacacaagtttttcctctttaaaagccgttgttaaatgatgtgtttgtgtgtttataacagccaccaagaaaaatctctacaattacactgtcgcgctgcgctaacgGATCCGGTCTATTGCGCAATGcacgattaattcgaaaagctctgaaattattcttgcaccttccgcaacagatTGCTGTCTTAAAAATGGACGACATggatacgacagacttccctatctgctccgcttataaagctgcgatataatcctgtttacatgaaataagtcTGCTCTCAAGCAGGTTTAAGCTTGctcacatgttgctatgacagcaagtccaggatgtctttcaaagaaccaaacgatccaagatcatgccaaatcgtcaacaatcaaatccagctgagTTAGCAACATatgaagaacgggccccaggaAGCCAATGTTTTTCCAGCCACATACATTCTTATTATTTTCTCCTAGGTGTGAACCCCATAGAccagcagctgctctgctgTGGGGAAAAATATGCTCCTGCACATACTACCCTGTACCCTTACCCTGAGTaaggtttttttctgttctagTTGCTGTTCTGCTTGCTGTTGTCTGCGTGTTTTTACATGATGCGAGTGTTGGAATCCAAAGTCTAGTTCCTTGTTTGTACCTTCAAGCTTGGTGAACAAAGTCTGTTCTTGTCACTAAAATAGTGTATCTCAACAATGTCCAGAGGATGAAGATccgaataaaaaaagaagtaaatttTAATTGACCCAGCATCCTATATATCCATTTAAACTGTGAAA belongs to Fundulus heteroclitus isolate FHET01 chromosome 11, MU-UCD_Fhet_4.1, whole genome shotgun sequence and includes:
- the supt4h1 gene encoding transcription elongation factor SPT4, which gives rise to MALETVPKDLRHLRACLLCSLVKTIDQFEYDGCDNCESYLQMKGNREMVYECTSSSFDGVIAMMSPEDSWVAKWQRIGNFKPGVYAVSVTGRLPPGVVRELKSRGVIYKSRDTAVKT